Genomic segment of Acaryochloris thomasi RCC1774:
CAACATATCCACTGTGACCGTATGGAGCTGGCCTAGCGTTGTTAGCTGTGTGGCCTCATCCTCGCGGTAGGCCGACCGCACCACCGCCACCGGCGTGTTGGGATCTCGATGCTCCAGCATAATGGTTTGGGCGATGGTCAACTGCTCGACCCGGAGTTGCGATCGCGGGTTATACAGCGCCGTCACAAAGTCAGCAGCAGCAGCAGCCTGCAGCCGTTTCTCAATTACCTCCCAGGGGGTCAGGCGATCGCTGAGGCTAATGGCGCAAAAGTCGTGCATCAGCGGCGTTCCCACCCGTGATGCCGCTGCCTGTAGCGCCGAGACCCCCGGAAAAATCTCGACGGCGGGGGCTCGACCGTCCCAGTTCTGCAGCTCTAGTTCTTCTAAGACCAGGCCCGCCATCCCGTAGATGCCTGCATCTCCCGAAGAAATCATGGCCACCGTTAGACCCCAGTTAGCCAGGGCAATAGCCCGCTGCGCCCGCTGGCGTTCTTGGGTAATCGGATAGGTCTCAATCATTTGACCGGGACGGAGGCGAGACTGGACAAGATCCATGTAGAGCGAATAGCCGATCACGGCATCAGCCTGGACGATGGCGGTCTGTGCGGCTGGCGTCATTTGGTCCAGGGAACCCGGTCCCGTGCCCACGAGATAAAGCCTTCCCTGCCGTCCTGTGAACTCTAGGGGAGACAACGCGATCGCAACTGTTGCTGCCCCTGCTTCCTCTGCATTACGAATGATTTGCTTGGGCACAATCAGCGTGGCTGGCTCTGCCTTGAGGGACTCTGCTTCTAGAGACCCAGCCTGGACCTGGGCTGCATATAAAGCTGCCGCCTCTGCGACACTGGGGGTTCCGACTTCGGCGGCGACAATCTCAGAAGGGGTGGGCACCTCTACGCCCCGCAGCACCTCGGGGGCAAAACACTGGAGCGGCCAGTTACGATCTTGGCAAAGCTCTAGAAGTCCGGCTTCGTCTGCTTTGAGATCGAGGGTGGTGATGGATGCGATCGCATCCATCGCTAGCCCAAATTCTCGAAACACCTGCTCAATCCCCTGCTCAATCAGTGCGCGGGACGTTCCTCGTTCACAGCCGATGCCTACCCACAGCACCCGCGGATGCCAGCGAACGATGGGTAAATCTGACGCAGCCGCTCGATGGGTAATGCAAACCTGAGGCGCATCTCCAGGCGGATCGGCAAACACAAAAGGGTGTTCAGCGGGCAGATGTGCCTGCCAGAGTTTGGATCCTGATTCTTGAACAACGGCAACGCTTTGCTGGCGGGCAATCGCGCCACTGACCTGATTCCAGTCTCCGGCTCCTCGCTGCCAGCCGAAGGGCTGACCCAGCAGATCTAGGCTGGGCAACTGGCTGCGCGTTGAAGTGCCAGTAATGATGGACGTTGCGCCGATCTGGGAGGCGATCAATCGCGTGAGCTGATCGGCATGGCCTAAATGACCGCTGCAAAGACTAATGACGGACTGGCCTTGTTCCTCCACCACCAGCACGGCGGGATCTTGAGACTTATGCTCTAGTAGGGGCGCAATCAGACGCACCACTGCGCCCGTGGCGAGACCAAAAATGAACCCTCGGTGCTGAGGCCAGAGCGTGGCGAGATGATCTCTTAAAGATCCTGAATAGACCTGAACATTTGCTTGATCTGCCAAGGTTTCAGGAACCCATAGGATTGCGCCTGTGAGCTGACAAATTGGCTGTAGGGTGGTGGCTGCCTGCGGGGTTGTTGCGATCGCAACCAGCGGCTGAAACGGTTCAAATAGCGACTGACTCAAAAACGGTGTCTCCCTGACGACAGTTGGGCGCAAGACATTGGTCCTGGCAAAATACCCCCACCTACCTTACCTCAGCAATGAGGTGCTTCCACCCTGTACGAGTCGGGAACGACCGGGTCTCCTCTCTCGTCAAAATTCACATCCTCAGGCTCTCGCGCAATTGAGTGATGTAGAGCTGAGGAGAAATCTAGAGAAATAGCTCTTTATTCAAGAGCCTTAGCATGATTGATGCTGAGAACGATGGAGGAAAACCCTAAATGATCAGAAATATCTTTTATTTTGGCCTCGGTGCCGTCGCCGCGTCCTTTATCACCCATGCAGGTGTTCCCCTCTGGACTCACTTCTCGCAGGTGATCAACTGGAATGTTGCTGAAGAGGCCGCCCAAGACGTCGGCGAGGTGATTTCGCGCGAAGCTGAGGCGAAAAAGACCCGCAATAACTAAAGATTGCAGAACATTTCAATTCTCCAGACTCCCTAAGGTGAAAGAAAAAGCTGGGTACCCTAGGGCCATCTTTACATATGCCGCTTGAACGACTTTCACCATGCAAGATCCTCTTTCGACTGCGTCCGGTTCCCCTGCTGAGGCTACTGGCAAAAAGCAGAATATGGTGCTGATTGATTCCGCTAGCAATCAGGGCTTTAAGGTAGACATTCTCGGATACAAGACCCTCGCTGGAAGTAACGATCCGCGAACAGCTCAGGCTGTTTATTTTGCTAATCAGACCGATCTGAAGCTCAAGCAGGTATGCCTCACCCTCAATCAGAGTGAAGCCATCGTTGAAGCCGGTGCGCTCCACTATTTGCATGGTCATATCGAGCTGCAGAATCCTGTCGGGGGCGTGGGGGGATTGGGCAAAGCCATGCTGAAGAAAATGCTCACCAATGAGACTGCCTTTATGCCTCGCTATCAGGGCAGCGGCTCTGTGTATTTAGAGCCATCCTTTGGTGACTTTCTAATTTACAACCTCAGGAACGAAGAGATTATTGCCGATCGAGGTCTGTTTTACTGCAGTGAAGCCTCTCTTTCGGTGGGGGTGGCCATGCAAAAGAACGTTTCTTCGGCCCTACTGGGGGGTGAAGGACTGTTTCAAACCCAAGTTCGCGGCTCCGGTATTGCGGTTTTTGAGCTGCCGGTTCCGGCCAGTGAGGTGCGGTGCGTGCATCTTAACAACGAGACGCTGCAGGTAGACGGCAACTTTGCGCTGATGCGTTCTGGCCGCATTGACTTCAGCGTTGAGAAGTCTTCGAAGGGTATGTTTGGCAGTCTGTCGAGCGGTGAAGGATTATTGCAAACCTTCCGAGGCACAGGACGCGTTTGGCTGGCCCCGACGCAGGCGATTTATAACCAGATGAGTATGGGGGGACTCAGTGGCCTTAGCTCCGCTCAGCACTCTTCACGGACCACGACCTAGACGTTTCCTAAGGCTGGGGCTGGCACTGGAGGGGAGGGTTTTGTTGGGTCGCAATCGCATCTATTTCCCGCGCCAGCATCCAATCTAAATCGGTTAACCCATCGGCATCATGGGTCGTCAGCGACAGCGACACCCGACCATAGGCAATGACCACATCAGGGTGATGGCCGACGGCTTCGGCAGGCATCACAAGCTCCTCTACAAAAGCCACTGACTCAATAAAGTTCGTTAGCTTGTAGGTGCATTCCAAGCGGTTGCCGTTCAGCCGCCATCCAGTAGGCGGGTGTGGTACAGAATAGGCTGGGAAAGCCACCTGCAAGACCGTAACGACAAGTAATCCTATGGGTAAATAAGCTTTATGCATCTGGCGAGAGGTAGGTGTTCGCAACCCAGCCGTGACTATGTTTCAGAGAATGGGTCTCATTAGCTTATACAACTCAAATCCGATGCTCTGGGGGGATTTTCTCAAGAGCAGCCCTTTGTGCTGCATCTCTTTCAGCTTTGCGTTTCGCTGCGAGACGGACCTGCGCTGATTTAGCACGCATTCTTTGAGCATCACTGTTATAGCTTTTTTGAATGCTCTCTATGTTTCGAGGAGGGGCAATCGAATACTGATCTTGTTGTTCCATTGTGTATAAATTATTGGTCGATATGCAGACATTGCATTGTGACAGTTATTGAGAATAGCGACAATACAAAATATAAACCGGTCGCTATTGGGGAGTCCCTTATTCTGCGGCACAAACGCTGCAGCCGAAAGTTTTTGTCAGGAGAATAGTCTCCTAACAGAAACTTTCAAGTTGGCGAGCCCCCTCCAAAAGTGCTCCTTCTCAGCGGCAGGCCCGCCTAACCAACGTGTTAGCTATTGGATAGCTACTTCCCTTATCCGATAGCTCCATTCGATCCAGGAAAGGCAAAGCCAGCCTCGGGTCCTTCCGCAACTTTGAACACATTACCCTGTAGATCCCCTGGCTCTACTAGAGAGTTGTCAGCAATGATGTCTGAGAGTGAGCGCTGATAGCTGATGCCGAAACGCTGCTCGATGTTGGCTAAATCAGCGTCATTTTCATAGAAGAACCGATCGCCGTCTCGCAGGGCTGAAAACTGGTCCGTCCAGAGGGCTGACTGCAGCTCACCAAACTCGGAACCCGCTAGATGCTCCTCCGAGACCATGCCCACAAATGCATCAATATTATCGACATCGCCGTAGATGGCCTTCAATCGGGCCGCCAGCGTTGTTGCTCGAATGCCCTCTACAGCGTCTGGAGCACCTTCAGCATCGGGGTCAGGAATCACATTCCCTTCATTATCAAGCAGGGTGTCAAACCGCAGAATATCAGGGTCGTTGAGGGGATCTAGGGGATCGATATCAGGAGCGTTGGGGAACTCCTCAGTGGCTTCGCCGGTAATGTCAGTAAACGAGTTGATCCGTTCTAAGCCGTAGGCTTCACGGAGATCGTTATAGAGGGGAATGCCGTGATCTCGACCTCGCTGAACG
This window contains:
- the cobJ gene encoding precorrin-3B C(17)-methyltransferase yields the protein MSQSLFEPFQPLVAIATTPQAATTLQPICQLTGAILWVPETLADQANVQVYSGSLRDHLATLWPQHRGFIFGLATGAVVRLIAPLLEHKSQDPAVLVVEEQGQSVISLCSGHLGHADQLTRLIASQIGATSIITGTSTRSQLPSLDLLGQPFGWQRGAGDWNQVSGAIARQQSVAVVQESGSKLWQAHLPAEHPFVFADPPGDAPQVCITHRAAASDLPIVRWHPRVLWVGIGCERGTSRALIEQGIEQVFREFGLAMDAIASITTLDLKADEAGLLELCQDRNWPLQCFAPEVLRGVEVPTPSEIVAAEVGTPSVAEAAALYAAQVQAGSLEAESLKAEPATLIVPKQIIRNAEEAGAATVAIALSPLEFTGRQGRLYLVGTGPGSLDQMTPAAQTAIVQADAVIGYSLYMDLVQSRLRPGQMIETYPITQERQRAQRAIALANWGLTVAMISSGDAGIYGMAGLVLEELELQNWDGRAPAVEIFPGVSALQAAASRVGTPLMHDFCAISLSDRLTPWEVIEKRLQAAAAADFVTALYNPRSQLRVEQLTIAQTIMLEHRDPNTPVAVVRSAYREDEATQLTTLGQLHTVTVDMLTTVLIGNGSTHTYQNWMITPRGYLNSPQAS
- a CDS encoding AIM24 family protein — encoded protein: MQDPLSTASGSPAEATGKKQNMVLIDSASNQGFKVDILGYKTLAGSNDPRTAQAVYFANQTDLKLKQVCLTLNQSEAIVEAGALHYLHGHIELQNPVGGVGGLGKAMLKKMLTNETAFMPRYQGSGSVYLEPSFGDFLIYNLRNEEIIADRGLFYCSEASLSVGVAMQKNVSSALLGGEGLFQTQVRGSGIAVFELPVPASEVRCVHLNNETLQVDGNFALMRSGRIDFSVEKSSKGMFGSLSSGEGLLQTFRGTGRVWLAPTQAIYNQMSMGGLSGLSSAQHSSRTTT
- a CDS encoding 4a-hydroxytetrahydrobiopterin dehydratase translates to MHKAYLPIGLLVVTVLQVAFPAYSVPHPPTGWRLNGNRLECTYKLTNFIESVAFVEELVMPAEAVGHHPDVVIAYGRVSLSLTTHDADGLTDLDWMLAREIDAIATQQNPPLQCQPQP